The genomic stretch GATGTACTTCACCGGGCCTCGCTCTCTCGGGGTTCCTCGCCCACCGCGGCGACTCCCGCGTCCCGGGCCGCCTGTTCCCAGGCGTCGCCGAACTCCTCCTCCAGCAACCCCAGTTCCTCGAAGAGTTTCAGGGAGGCCAGCGCCGACTCCTCGTCCAGGCGCTGGAGCGCGAAACCGACGTGCACGATGACGTACTCACCGATCCGCACCTCGGGGACGTACTCCAGGCAGGCTTCCTTGCGCACGCCGCCGAAATCGATCGTCCCGGTGAGCGGATCGGATCCGGTGTCGA from Streptomyces davaonensis JCM 4913 encodes the following:
- a CDS encoding HypC/HybG/HupF family hydrogenase formation chaperone — protein: MCLAVPGKVVSIDTGSDPLTGTIDFGGVRKEACLEYVPEVRIGEYVIVHVGFALQRLDEESALASLKLFEELGLLEEEFGDAWEQAARDAGVAAVGEEPRESEAR